One Candidatus Binatia bacterium DNA segment encodes these proteins:
- a CDS encoding alpha/beta hydrolase has product MQRSIDRSNSGTRDLRGDGGIQQNFITWEGDGKLVLFAHAASLCAGVWQPVVDRLPVVAPVAFDQRGHGDTEAPELPEAYAWEAFGADFRRAVLSATEQYGRAPDACVTHSFAGDCALMELAERPLATGRMILLDPVLADAEGATVGAERLAKGTRRLGEKESEGFASEKEVEAGLEKVLRAQLARDGLNDEAKSAFATHGSAPDSDGRWRLKCNRQHEAEVYAHRVALADHLESRHVDAEVHLGFASKRRGRPEDQDASYARDLREAQRVVARCRTGQVHLLPDVGHFIVLEAPEDAARFIEQILAG; this is encoded by the coding sequence ATGCAACGCTCAATCGACCGATCAAATTCGGGCACCCGAGACCTCCGAGGCGACGGCGGTATCCAGCAAAATTTCATCACCTGGGAAGGCGACGGCAAGCTCGTACTTTTTGCCCATGCCGCGAGCCTCTGTGCTGGCGTCTGGCAGCCGGTCGTCGATCGCCTGCCCGTGGTCGCCCCGGTCGCCTTTGACCAACGCGGCCACGGCGACACCGAAGCCCCCGAGCTCCCCGAGGCCTACGCATGGGAGGCATTTGGCGCCGACTTTCGACGCGCCGTGCTATCGGCAACCGAGCAATACGGTCGGGCCCCTGACGCGTGCGTCACCCACTCCTTTGCCGGAGATTGTGCCCTGATGGAGCTGGCCGAGCGCCCACTGGCGACCGGCCGCATGATCCTGCTGGACCCGGTGCTGGCCGATGCCGAGGGCGCCACCGTCGGCGCCGAGCGCCTCGCGAAAGGAACCCGGCGCCTGGGCGAGAAGGAGAGCGAGGGCTTCGCTTCCGAAAAAGAGGTCGAAGCCGGACTGGAAAAAGTGCTGCGCGCACAACTCGCACGAGACGGCCTGAACGATGAGGCCAAAAGCGCCTTTGCGACCCATGGCAGTGCGCCCGATTCAGACGGGCGCTGGCGTCTCAAATGTAATCGCCAACATGAGGCCGAGGTGTACGCCCACCGGGTCGCTCTCGCCGACCACCTCGAATCTCGGCACGTGGACGCCGAGGTTCACCTCGGGTTTGCCAGCAAGAGAAGAGGACGCCCCGAAGATCAGGACGCCTCCTATGCGCGCGACCTGCGCGAGGCCCAACGCGTGGTCGCTCGTTGCCGCACGGGCCAAGTGCATCTACTGCCCGATGTCGGCCACTTCATCGTCCTCGAAGCGCCTGAGGATGCGGCCCGTTTTATCGAGCAGATTCTCGCGGGTTGA
- a CDS encoding cytochrome c peroxidase, translated as MSTSKSLMVAGGAVLAFCAFGSNLAQGAEPQKVTSGDVVLVLPLGLQADSAYIPEDNPLSKAKIKLGKMLYFDGRLSADGNVPCSGCHNPYHGFADPEPTSPGVGFARGGRNSPTVLNRLFSAEQFWDGRAEDLEAQAIGPITNPIEMGMPSHDVAVTKIAAIPGYGPLFTAAYGDSGVNIDRIAKAIATYERTVLTGDSPYDRYQAGDKAALSAQQVRGMELFAGKADCQTCHVSFNFTDENYHNLGVGWDAASKTMADKGRNDVTKADVDIGAFKTPTLRDVALTAPYMHDGSEATLADVIEFYDKGGNANPHLSTKIKKLNLTAQERKDLESFMLALTGTVPEPAPPAQLPQ; from the coding sequence ATGTCGACTTCGAAATCGTTAATGGTCGCCGGGGGTGCAGTCCTCGCTTTCTGCGCATTCGGTAGCAATTTGGCGCAGGGGGCGGAGCCGCAAAAAGTGACATCCGGGGATGTCGTGTTGGTCCTTCCTTTGGGATTGCAGGCGGACTCCGCCTATATCCCCGAGGATAATCCGCTCTCCAAAGCAAAGATCAAGCTGGGCAAAATGCTCTATTTTGACGGCCGTCTTTCTGCGGATGGAAACGTGCCCTGTTCGGGATGTCATAATCCCTATCACGGGTTCGCGGACCCGGAACCAACGTCGCCGGGAGTGGGCTTTGCCCGAGGCGGGCGCAATAGCCCGACAGTATTGAATCGCCTCTTCTCTGCAGAGCAATTCTGGGACGGGCGTGCCGAGGATCTTGAAGCGCAGGCCATCGGTCCGATTACCAACCCAATCGAAATGGGGATGCCGTCGCACGACGTGGCGGTAACGAAAATTGCTGCGATCCCCGGCTACGGCCCATTGTTCACGGCAGCCTATGGCGACTCCGGTGTGAATATCGATCGCATTGCGAAGGCAATTGCGACCTATGAGCGAACGGTGCTCACGGGGGACAGCCCCTACGATCGCTACCAAGCTGGCGACAAGGCGGCGCTCAGCGCCCAGCAGGTCCGCGGTATGGAACTCTTTGCCGGCAAGGCTGATTGCCAGACCTGTCATGTGTCGTTCAACTTCACCGACGAGAACTATCATAATCTGGGAGTTGGCTGGGATGCCGCTTCGAAGACTATGGCGGACAAGGGCCGCAATGATGTGACCAAGGCGGATGTGGATATTGGTGCCTTCAAGACGCCGACTTTGCGTGACGTGGCGTTGACGGCACCTTATATGCACGATGGTTCGGAGGCCACGTTGGCGGACGTCATCGAGTTCTACGACAAGGGCGGCAATGCCAATCCTCACCTGTCCACCAAGATCAAGAAGCTCAACCTGACCGCCCAGGAGCGCAAGGACCTGGAGTCCTTCATGTTGGCGCTGACGGGTACGGTCCCCGAGCCCGCACCGCCCGCTCAGTTGCCGCAGTAG